The Macrobrachium nipponense isolate FS-2020 chromosome 1, ASM1510439v2, whole genome shotgun sequence genome includes a window with the following:
- the LOC135219020 gene encoding cytochrome P450 2L1-like gives MADRSLGHPSRNTGKMQKEIDEVVPRDTLLLSRIRTDCHTPRQFLLEVMRYSSLIPVGVMHATTEEIQVGRYRLPKNTAIFASARSCHRENKKYFERPENSTHEHFLDKEGKVITKREGFLPFSLGRRQCLGESLARMELFIFATCLFQRFTASPPKGGSISLEPDHFQPSLAYPAV, from the exons ATGGCTGATCGCTCTCTTGGCCACCCATCCCGAAATACAGGGAAAATGCAGAAGGAAATTGATGAGGTTGTTCCAAGGGACACACTCCTTCTCTCCAGGATAAGGACAG ACTGCCATACACCGAGGCAGTTTTTACTGGAGGTAATGAGGTATTCTTCCTTAATACCTGTAGGTGTTATGCACGCAACCACAGAAGAAATCCAAGTGGGCAGGTACCGTTTGCCTAAG AACACAGCAATATTTGCCAGTGCCAGGAGCTGCCACAgagaaaacaagaaatattttgaGAGACCTGAGAATTCTACCCATGAGCACTTCCTTGACAAAGAAGGCAAAGTCATCACGAAGAGAGAAggtttccttcctttttctcttg GGCGACGCCAGTGTCTGGGTGAGAGCTTAGCTAGAATGGAGCTGTTCATCTTTGCAACTTGTCTCTTCCAGAGATTCACTGCTTCACCCCCCAAGGGGGGTTCCATTTCTTTGGAACCTGATCACTTCCAGCCCTCCTTAGCTTATCCCGCCGTATGA